A DNA window from Anastrepha ludens isolate Willacy chromosome 6, idAnaLude1.1, whole genome shotgun sequence contains the following coding sequences:
- the LOC128866153 gene encoding electron transfer flavoprotein subunit alpha, mitochondrial has translation MFSSNARNLMRSSLLHRCKSTLVVAEHNNEALNPITLNTISAAKKIGGDVTVLVAGTKCGPASEAVSKVEGVAKVLVAENAAFKGFTPESITPLVLAAQSQFKFTHILAGATAFGKNVLPRVASKLDVSPISEIIDIKSEDTFVRTIYAGNAILTLRSKDPVKVITIRGTNFAPAAATGGSGAVEQAPSGDYASQLSEFVSQELTKSDRPELTGAKVIVSGGRGLKSGDNFKLLYDLADKFGAAVGASRAAVDAGYVPNDLQIGQTGKIVAPELYIAVGISGAIQHLAGMKDSKTIVAINKDPEAPIFQVADIGLVADLFKAVPELTEKL, from the exons ATGTTCAGTTCTAACGCAAGAAATTTGATGCGCAGCAGCTTG CTCCACCGCTGCAAGAGCACCTTAGTAGTTGCTGAGCACAACAACGAGGCTTTAAATCCCATCACATTGAACACCATCTCAGCTGCAAAGAAGATCGGCGGTGACGTCACAGTTCTGGTAGCAGGCACCAAGTGTGGTCCG GCATCTGAGGCAGTTTCCAAAGTCGAAGGTGTAGCTAAAGTGCTGGTTGCAGAGAATGCTGCTTTTAAAGGCTTCACTCCCGAGTCCATCACTCCATTGGTGTTAGCCGCCCAATCACAATTCAAATTCACACATATTTTGGCTGGTGCGACGGCATTTGGCAAAAATGTTCTTCCACGCGTAGCTTCAAAATTGGATGTTTCACCTATTTCGGAAATTATCGATATAAAGAGCGAGGATACTTTTGTACGTACCATCTATGCTGGTAATGCAATACTCACTCTGCGTTCAAAGGATCCCGTTAAAGTGATCACAATAAGAGGCACCAATTTCGCGCCGGCTGCAGCCACTGGTGGCAGCGGTGCTGTCGAGCAAGCACCGTCTGGTGATTACGCCTCACAATTGAGTGAGTTTGTTTCGCAAGAACTCACAAAATCCGACCGTCCTGAGCTGACTGGTGCCAAAGTAATTGTGTCTGGCGGACGTGGACTCAAGTCTGGTGACAACTTCAAGCTGCTGTATGATCTGGCTGACAAGTTCGGCGCTGCTGTTGGCGCTTCTCGTGCTGCTGTTGATGCTGGATACGTGCCCAACGACTTGCAAATCGGCCAAACGGGCAAAATTGTTGCTCCTGAGTTGTATATCGCAGTCGGCATTTCTGGCGCCATACAACATTTGGCTGGTATGAAAGATTCTAAGACTATCGTAGCAATAAACAAAGATCCTGAGGCGCCTATCTTCCAAGTAGCTGATATTGGACTTGTTGCAGATTTGTTCAAAGCTGTGCCAGAATTAACAGAAAAATTGTGA
- the LOC128866152 gene encoding RNA/RNP complex-1-interacting phosphatase, translating to MARNIPERWLNYKPIGKRIEGTRFIAFKVPLRECINEGVHEEQRLDANILMKTIPNLGMIIDLTNTTRYYNPHSLMKKGLEYSKLMIPGHHTPPPNLVNQFKKLVMTFLKNNACNDKLIGVHCTHGVNRTGYLICNYMISELNAKPEEAINKFNVARGHKIERTNYLDSLYDLAKRKQGNNSQRRDHKDNSIEKNLQHKRFNKMPRQAPIPLRAPLDPVVLPSPKVYDRRNRFDPSQEPMPLRAPPNPVVLPSPKVFDRRNRFERFRLEANTHSQRYSRQTAATSPSTRQYRTAPRNDTNYNRADKSYRSQGDTNYSCNKTYRDATHSKMNNPFFANAPGNRQYNNKPNERQYKYGDHDRCRGERRDNKY from the exons ATGGCACGTAATATACCAGAGAG ATGGCTAAACTATAAACCTATTGGAAAGCGGATAGAGGGAACACGTTTCATTGCATTTAAGGTTCCGCTACGCGAG TGTATTAATGAAGGCGTGCATGAAGAGCAGCGACTCGATGCCAATATTTTAATGAAGACAATACCTAATTTGGGTATGATTATCGATCTGACTAATACCACGAGGTATTATAATCCTCAT AGTTTAATGAAAAAGGGTTTAGAGTATAGTAAACTAATGATTCCTGGCCATCATACGCCGCCGCCCAATTTGGTTAATCA GTTCAAAAAACTGGTTatgacttttttaaaaaataacgcCTGCAATG ACAAACTAATTGGTGTTCACTGTACGCATGGAGTCAACCGCACGGGGTATCTTATATGCAACTACATGATTTCCGAATTAAATGCGAAGCCGGAAGAGGCGATAAATA AATTCAACGTTGCGCGTGGCCATAAAATCGAGCGTACAAACTATTTAGACTCTCTTTATGATTTAGCGAAAAGAAAACAAGGCAACAACAGCCAGAGACGTGATCACAAAGATAATTCGATCGAGAAAAACTTACAACACAAACGCTTTAATAAAATGCCCCGCCAAGCACCAATACCGTTGCGTGCACCGCTGGACCCAGTAGTGCTGCCATCACCAAAAGTGTACGATAGACGTAATCGCTTTGATCCCAGCCAAGAACCAATGCCGTTGCGTGCACCACCGAACCCAGTAGTGCTGCCATCACCAAAAGTGTTCGATAGACGTAATCGCTTTGAGCGTTTTCGACTGGAAGCAAATACGCACAGTCAACGTTATTCAAGACAGACAGCTGCAACTTCACCATCAACACGCCAATACAGAACAGCACCGAGGAATGATACCAATTATAACAGAGCAGATAAGAGTTATCGTTCACAAG GCGACACAAACTATTCATGCAATAAAACTTATAGAGATGCAACACACTCGAAAATGAATAATCCTTTTTTTGCGAATGCGCCTGGTAATCGCCAGTATAACAATAAACCAAATGAGCGGCAATATAAATACGGCGATCATGATCGTTGCAGAGGCGAACGAAGGGACAACAAGTACTGA